The Ralstonia pseudosolanacearum genome includes the window GGCCTACAGCGCACCATGGATGCCGCTTCTATGATTCAAGCGCTCAGGGGCAACGTATGAATTCTGTATAACGAGGTGGGTTTAGCGCATCGTCTTATACACAAGTCCCCAGCATGAGAAATCAGCTTGAGACCCTCCAAGGCTTGTAACCCCGAGCCGGCTCGCGTTTACTCTCACTTTTTGCGTGAACGCCTTGGCCCTGAACAAGATCCACTGGACGGAAGTCGAATTCGCCCACCTCGACCTTGGCGACACGCGCCTGAACAAGCGAGCGAGGATATTGATGCAACGATTGGCAGCCAAGCCGACGGCCGGTGTGCCGCAAGCCTGCCGGGGCTGGGGCGAAACGATGGCGGCATACCGCTTCTTCAACAACGAAGAGGTCGATTGGCGCGACATCCTTGCCCCACACTGGCAGCAGACCGAGCAGCGCATGGCCGCCCACCCGGTGGTGCTGTGCCTGCAGGACACCACGGAACTGGATTTCAACGGGCGCGGCGCGGCCGGGCTCGGAGCCTTGTCCTACGAGGCGCAGCGCGGCATGTATCTGCACCCGACCTACGCGGTGACGCCGCAGCGTGAGCCGCTGGGCGTGCTCGATGCGTGGATGTGGGCGCGCCAGCCCAAGGATGCACAAGGCAAGCGCGGCGACCAGAAGGAGAGTCTGCGCTGGATCGAGGGCTACGAGCGCGTGGCCGATCTGGCAGCGAGTCTGCCCGGCACGCGGCTGGTGTACGTGGCCGACCGGGAAGCGGACATGATGGCGCTGATGCAGCGCGCGCAGGAACTGGGCACGCCGGCGGACTGGCTGATCCGCGCCGCCCACGACCGCGCGCTGCCCGAAGGCGTCAAGCTGTGGGCGGCCACGACCGAGGGCGAGGCGCTGGGCGAGATCGCCTTCACGATGGGCTCGCGCCATGGCGTGCGCGCACGCGAAGTGCGTCAGCACGTGTGGCTCAGGCGCGTCGAGTTGCCGGCCGATCGAGGCCAGCGTGTCACGGCTACGTGCCTGGTGGCGCGCGAGTTCGGCGCGCCGGCCGGCACCAAGCCGATCGAGTGGCGCCTGCTGACCAACCGCGCGGCCACGACGTTGCAGGAGGCGATCGAGTTGATCGACTGGTATCGGGCGCGCTGGGAAATCGAGATGCTGTTCAACGTGCTCAAGAACGGTTGCCGGGTGGAGGCACTGCAACTGGGGGCGATCGAGCGGCTGGAGCGGGCGCTGGCGCTGTATCTGGTGGTGGCTTGGCGCATCGTCCATCTGATGCGCATGGGGCGCACCTGCCCGGATCTGGATGCCGAATTGTTCTTCGACCCTGACGAGATTCGCGGCGCCTATCTGCTGAGCCGCGCCAGGCAGCCGGCCCGGCCCAAGCT containing:
- a CDS encoding IS4 family transposase, with the protein product MALNKIHWTEVEFAHLDLGDTRLNKRARILMQRLAAKPTAGVPQACRGWGETMAAYRFFNNEEVDWRDILAPHWQQTEQRMAAHPVVLCLQDTTELDFNGRGAAGLGALSYEAQRGMYLHPTYAVTPQREPLGVLDAWMWARQPKDAQGKRGDQKESLRWIEGYERVADLAASLPGTRLVYVADREADMMALMQRAQELGTPADWLIRAAHDRALPEGVKLWAATTEGEALGEIAFTMGSRHGVRAREVRQHVWLRRVELPADRGQRVTATCLVAREFGAPAGTKPIEWRLLTNRAATTLQEAIELIDWYRARWEIEMLFNVLKNGCRVEALQLGAIERLERALALYLVVAWRIVHLMRMGRTCPDLDAELFFDPDEIRGAYLLSRARQPARPKLNEVLRLIASLGGFLGRKGDGEPGAKAIWLGLKDVHVAAKTLQALRAVGDSASCV